The Bacteriovorax sp. PP10 nucleotide sequence CCGATGTTGGGTTGAACCAATCTGATTTTTAATGGAGTCAGGTTCTCAGCAGACTTTGTCGGGTATAAAAATGGCAAATGCAAAAAAAGCACAACTGCAATGAAGCCATAATACAGTTTTGGTTTTTGCTTGGTCATTTTATGCTGAACTAATGTCAATGCGATGAAGGCCGTTAAGAAAGAATAAAAAGGAGCACCTGCCCATGGAGCAAACACTAATTTAATTGTTGGTGCCAGTGAAAGAAAAGGATGACCTAGGTGTGCCGGGAATTGTTGAGGGACAAATCTTTCAAGCAACACATAACCCACGGCCAGAAAAACTGGATGTTTGATATATTTCTTTAAAACAACATAGCAGTAAACTTGCGGGATAATGACGAAAGAAAATAGCAAACCTAGTAACTGGTTTACGGGAAAAAAGAGTCCGCCGAACTCCTGAAGAGTGTGGGGGATCCAGTAAAAACCAAAAAGGTAAAATCCCAGTGAGTACATTAAACTCAAACCGAATTGTTTTTTTAAACTTGTTTCCTGATCAAGGGCCCAGTTAAAGAGAGCGAACCCAATTATGGGAGCAAGAAAAACAGACGCTCCAAAAAATGTAGGAAACCCTAAAGCATAGAGCATTCCGGCCAATAAGCAGACAGTAGGACTAAGGTATTTGCGATTAAAATTCATAAAGAGAGTTTAGTTTCAATCAAGTTAATTGCCAACGAGAGACTATCACTTTAGAATTTTATTATGATTGATACTTTTGAAATGTTCGACCTGGAGGTTGATAGCAATGCAGTTTCGCGTCCAGCGATTCCGCAAAGTGCATATAAACCTATCAAGCGTTGTCCAAACTGCCAGTCGGTTTATCTGACTGACACCAACTGCGAGGCCTGTGGCCGCTCGCTTTTGTATCATCCAATCGGTGAGCCATTCAGCGCTAAGAGTTTATATGGATTCAAAGAGCGCTATTATGCCAGCTTTCCCGTCATCACGAGATACTTCCCATTCTTTGAAAATAAAGTCGGGCCTGAGGCCAAGGCCTACAGCAGGCAACTTCTAAAACGCTTTGATGATTTACTCGAAGCTTTTGGAACACCTGGTGCGATTACGAATGAGAAACGCAGGTTTTTTTATGTAGAAATGTTAGAGCTCATGGATGAGCTTTTGCGATACGGAATAGGCCCAGTCATGCTTCAACAGAAGGTTGAAGGACGCATCATGGAAACAGGGCCTCTTTTATCACAGAAAATTCTCGAGTATTTAACTGAAACTCAAAAAGAAAATAAACTCACAAAACCGTGGTCGGAATTATTTTTGAATCATCGTTTTATGGGGATAAGAATAGAGTATTGGCTGAAGACTTTAGTGATCACGACCACAGTTGTTACTCTGGCCGTGACTTATTATGAATTAATTAGTTCGCAAGTCGGTAAATGATTTTTCCTTCTTCTTTCTTCGTCGCTAGCTGACGGTTTGGCATTTCTGATTCACCAGCATATTGAGAAGCTAGTGCTAAAGCAGAAGCTGCATCTAAGCGCCCACCAGTTGCACATTTTCCTTCCATCGTAATTTCTTTCTTAGCAGAAGCTTTAATGATCTCTTTAATTTTCTCAGTTGATAAACCTGGGAATTGAGACTTAATAAGTGCTGCAACACCAGTAACGAAAGCAGTTGCCTGGCTCGTTCCAGTTAAGTATCCAGCACGACCATTTTGAAGACTTGATTTAATACGGTATCCAGGAGCAAAGATATCAACGCTAGCTCGTCCGTAGTTTGATGAACTTAAAATCTTAAGGTCTTCATCGTGGGCCGTTACAGTGATGATGTTTTTTAATCCATAGCTCGCAGGGAAATAAGCTTTTTTCTTATCATCGATATTTGATTCTTCGTTACCAGCCGCTGCTACAACAAGAATCCCTTTTCTTTCTGCTTCTTTTAAAATTCTTAACTCTTCTACAGCGGCTTCAGGTCCACCACCAGAGTAGTTAATTACGTCAACGTTGTTGTCTACTGCATATCTTAGAGCTTCAACCGTTGAGTTCAAGTTATCAATTCCCGATGCTGTCGGGTTGTAATATTTAAGTGCAAGGATTTTTACTTCAGGATAAATACTCTTAATGATCCCTGAAACGTGAGTTCCGTGACCGTGTTGATCAAGTGGTGCACCTCTGCCTTTTTTGTCTTTAGAGAAGTCGACACCAAAGTTCGTTTCATCAACGCGACCTTGCTCAACAAAGATATTCTTTTCCAGGAAAGGATGAACTGGGTCAATACCAGTATCTACTACTGCTACGACGATATCTCTTTTCTTTTTATAATGTTTCCAAGCTTCCAATAAATTAATTGAAGATGGATTTTCCGGGTTGATACCCCAGCTAACATAATTAGATGTTAAATCTTTCGGATCAAAATACGATTTCTCTTCTACCTTTTGAGTTTGAACAACTCGTGGAAGAGTTCCTTGAATGTTGGACTGAGCAAAAGATGCAAAAGAAATTGTCGCGAGTACATTAAGTACAACGAGTCTTCTAATCATCATCTTCATGGTGTTCGTCTTCATAATCATCCCTTAATTTGATCCAGCAGAAATACTATCTGCTTAATTGGTTCTCCCCATACAATTGCACGCTTCGGGCCAAGGTCTTCTTTAAGCGTTCCGATGGGTTAAGGTCGGTTCTGTAAAAACAATTGATAAAACTTTAGTGGGGTGTAAAAAGTTTAAACACATTTTGAAAACTTTCCACCTAAATCAAATCTAGCCCAATCGGGCACTAGGATGAGAAGCAGTGAAAAAATGACACTAAATAAATGGCCTCGGGCTTGCTTTATAGAATGTACCAGGCCCATTATGGGCACCCCTCAAGGATTAGAGGTTTATATGAAGAATGGACTACTTAGATTTTACTTATTGTTTATGGTGATGTCTCTGGCACTGTTTTCGTGTGAAAATCACGAGATAACAAACCACTGGGGAACAACCGACACTAATATCCCTACAAGCATTCAAAGAAGGCCAGAAGGGCGCCATCCTGTAGAGCCAAATGATGCTCCAGCAGAGTCACAAAAGAGCTCAAAGAAGCCAAGAAGACAATATAATGCGAGATCTAGCAACTGGTGTTGATTCCCCCCTCAACATCAGTCGCTTGATGAAATAGCAAAAAAAAGGCTTCCATTACGGAAGCCTTTTTTTATATCTAAAATTTGTTGTGAGAGATTGAGTCTAGATTGCTTTAATGAATTTTTGGTTTTCTCTTTCTTGTTCTTCAGCATGAGTAATACATAGAGTAGTCCACGGCTGGTTTTCCAGGCGTTTCTCACCGATAGATTCATCACACTCATCACAGTGCCCGTAGTTGCCTTGTTCGCATCTATAAAGCGCTTCATCGATGGCCTTAAGCTTTACTAGCTCACGTTGGCGCATGTTGAATGTTACTTGTTGATTGATAACTGAAGTTGCTAGGTCCGCTTCGTCTGAGAGATCGTCAGATGAAACAGTAAGATCTTCAGTACTGCGTAGAATTCCGCCGTTCATGATCTTTACCTTCGCCTGAAGAAGTAGTGCTTTAAATTTTTCCATTTTAGCCTTATCCATACATTCCTCTTTAAAAAACTAATAACCCTGAAATCGTTCCAGTCGTAGGACCAGAAGAACTTTATCCAACTAGTGTACATTGGTTTACGAATTTGACACAAGGGAAAAAACTACCATTACCTATCATCTGAGGGGAGGCGGAGGTGCCAGAATGACTGAATAATGGACAAGTTTAGGGGGCCTTTTCGTCAAAAAAGTTTACAAGTTTTTTGAGTGCCCTTATGATGGGGGAAAAAGAAAATAGGGGATACATATGTTCGCTGAAGAATATTTAGCAGTCGTTCGCGAGTGCAGAGATGAAGAAAAACAATTTCAATTTTTAAAAGAAGACAAGCCAGGCGTTGCTATCGAATTAGCAAAATCAAAAAATGTGGCCCCGCGTATTTTAGATATTCTTACTCGTCACGTTTCAATTACTGTTCGTCATGAAGTGGCAAAGAATCGAATCACTCCACTTGAAACATTGAAAAGATTGTCAGAAGACAAAGACATGTTGGTAAGAGATTACGCACGTCGCACTCTTCATGCGACTTACCCAGACCTTTAATTATTTTTTAATTACTGCTGGCACATCATTATTGTTTTCTTCAGTTTTGTTGCGCCAGCTTTTTCCTTCGCGGTTTTTCGCCGTCTTTTGCCACTTCACAACCGCTTCTTGGTGTTGACCATAGTTTTCAGAGAAAAAGTGACGACCTTCGTTTTGGCTGACAAAGTATAAATACTTGTGCGTGGCCGGATTTAAAACAGCATTGATCGAAGCAATCCCCGGATTCGCGATTGGCCCGATTGGAAGAGCTTTTACAGTATAAGTATTGTAGTCCGATGGAGTCAGAAGATCTTTTCTGCTGATGTTTCCATCATAGGTTTCATACATTCCATAAATTGTTGTCGGATCTGATTGCAGTCTCATTTTAATTTTCAAACGGTTTAAGAAGACACCCGCAATAATAGGTCTCTCACTTTTATCTCCAGTTTCTTTTTCTACCATTGAAGCGAGTGTAACGATTTCTTCAAGGCTCATCTTTGACTTAGAGATATCGATGACCATCATCTTCTTTCTAAATTCTCTCACCATTGTCTTGATGACTTGATCAGCGGGAAGATTGGGAGCGAAGTCATATGTTTCAGGGTAAAGGTATCCTTCAACTGATAATCCTTTAATGCCCAAGCTTTTAACGAACTCACGGTCTTTACAAAGAGTAATGAAGTCTTCGTAGGAAGTGATCTGGCGCTCTTCCAGCATTTTTCCAATTTCATACATGTTTTTACCTTCGGGTACCGTGAAGTACAACGCCAGGCTCTTCTCATTAATAAAAGTGTTGTAAACATCCATTAAATTAGAATGAGTCTTGATCTGATATTGTCCCGATTTAAATTTTGTCATCACACCATTCCACTGAGAAAGGCGGTGAAAAAGTCTTGGAGAAGAAATAAGTTTTTCTTTTGCCAGACGAGAATTGATTGAAGCAAAACTCTCACTCGGTTTGATGTAGAAGAAAACATCAGGGCCTTGGTAGCGCCAGACATAAGCAGAGTAATAAACCTTAATAGCTACTAATAAAATAGCCAATAGAGGAGCACCAACAAGAAACAGGATGTGATTTTTTTTCATAATATCTATAGGTTAATAGACGTGTTTAGTCCTTACAATCACGGCCATAAATTCCCATTAATACCAGAGACTTTTAATCGGAAATCTAGGCGCGGATGAAGTCTTCAAGAATAATGGTAGCAGAGACGCAATCGATTTTAGTAGGGTCAATTTTGAAATTAAATTCGGGAGAGTTTAACATGCGCTCTTCTGCAGCTTTTGTTGTCAGGGTTTCATCCTGCTCAAAAAACTCCTGATCTTTAAGAGCACTTTTTAATTGTTGACCAAAAGCGCGGACGTTCACTGTGTTAGTGCTTTCTTTGCCATCAAGAAAATAGGGAATTCCAATAACGACGACTTCAATGTCTTCATTAGAGATCAGGTTCATGAGAGATTTGATGGATTCTGCATGGGATTTATAAATGATTTTCTCAGCGGCAAAAGGAAAAGGATCGCGTCCCGGGCAAAACATGGCCGTTCCGATCACTTTCGTTCCAAAATCGATAGATAAAATTCTTTTACCAAGAAATTGCTGGAAGCGTGGATAGTTTGAGAAATCATTCATTAGACGAGTATATATCTGAGAATTCAAATTCACAATTATCGAAGAGTTGATTACAATAAATGCTACTTATTAAAGTTAGAAAAGGTTTTATAATGAATCGTATCAAGACTGTCGGGACTGTATTTGGTTTCGCCTTAATCGTCCTAGTTACTGTCCAGTATGGATTGATCTCCAGCAACCTTAATTATACAAAAACGATGCAGGAAGTTCATAGGAACTCACAAAAAGTGAACCAGCTTTATGTGGTTTTTGGACTTTTACTTGATATTGAAACCAGTTCACGCGGGTTTCTTTTAACAGGAGAAGACATCTTTCTTAATGTACAGAGTGAAGCTCAAAGGAAGCTGCCTCGTGAGTTGGAGCGACTGGATAATTACTTATTACCAGAAGAGTACAATCAGCTTACAGAACTTATTAGTAAGCGTATTGCTTATGCAGACTCTTTAAACCTTAAAAGAATGAACAAACAGGTAATTACCTTTTACGATATCACAGTTGGTAATGGGATGATGGACAACATCAGAATGGAAGTGGCGAGGCTCACTGCCCGTGGTGAAAATTCGATTAATGAACAAAATGGTCTCGTGAAAAGTTCATCACGAGGTATGATGGCCTTAATGATGGCCGGAGCATTGTTCTCATTGGTCGTGGTTGTTGGAAGTGCGTACTTTGTTTACAACGAATTAAAAGAAAGATTAAAAGCACAAAAAGAATTAAACGTGGCCCTGGCAACCAGTGAAGCTGTTACTGAAAATGTTGGTCAAGGTGTTGTGGTCGGAGATGTTAACGGAAAAGTTATTTTCGCTAACCAGATTGCATTAGCTGTTCGTAAAATGACTATTGATGAGATGAAAAGCAAATCACTGGAAGAGCTTTTTGAATCAGCTGAAATTGACCCGACTTATTTAAAGCAATTACTTCGCACTGATAAAACGGTTGTTGAAACAATCGTGACGACTTCAACAGGTACTAAGCGCACAGTTAAGGTTAACTTTTCTCCCCTTATTGTTAATGGTGTCCTTGGAGGAGTTGTTGTCGCTTACGTCGATATTACAGCAGAGGCCGAAAGTATTTCCGAACTGAAAACTGGAAAAGAAGTCGCACTAAGTGCAACTAAAGCAAAATCAGATTTCCTGGCCAAAATGAGTCACGAAATCAGAACTCCACTTAATGCCATTTTGGGTGTTGGTGAGATCATGGCCCTTACAAAATTGAGTGATGAACAGAAAAAATGTATGGAAATTTATCAACGTTCATCATTAACACTGATTAACCTGGTTAACGATATTTTAGATCTTTCTAAAATTGAGGCCGGAAAAATTGAGCTTAATAATATTCCTTTTTCGTTAAAAAACCTGGTTGATACATGTACATCAATTATGGACTTCAGGGCCTCACAAAAGGGTCTGCTTTTTAAATCAAGATTGATGTCAAATTACGATCACATGATTGGAGATGAAGGAAGAATCAGACAGATCGTGATCAACCTTTTAGGAAACGCCATCAAGTTCACTGAGCAAGGAAGTATCATTTTATCTGTGACATGTATCGACCGTGGGACTTCACAAAAAGAGCTTTTAATCAGTGTTAAAGATACAGGTCGTGGGATTGCCCAAGAAAATCAAAATAAACTTTTTTCTAACTACTCTCAGGAAAATAATAAAATTGCTTCTGAATTTGGCGGAACAGGTCTGGGGCTTTCTCTTTCAAAAGAGCTTGCCAATTTAATGGGTGGAGACATCATTGTAAAATCGGAACTAGGTAAGGGAAGTGAATTCATCCTTAACTGTTTCGTCGACAGTGCAATGGGAGAGTTTGAAAACGAGGCCACTCCAAAAGGTTCAGTGAATAAAAATTTAAAAATCCTTCTGGTAGACGACAATCCGGAAAACCGCTTTATCGTAAAGAAATTCCTGGATGAGAGTGAAGTCATCGTTTCCGAGGCCAATGATGGTGTTGAGGCCGTAGAAGCTTATACAAAAAATAAATACGACATTATCTTTATGGACATCAACATGCCTAATAAAGATGGAATTGAAGCGACCAAAGATATTCGTGCAATGGAGAAAGAAAAAAATCTTCCTCATACGATTATCATCGCATTAAGTGCGAATGCTCTTTCAAAAGAATATGACCGCGCGATGGAAGTCGGTTGTGATGACTACTTAACAAAACCAATTGCCCGCGGAAGATTGCTGGCAGCCGTTGAAAAGTGGCAAGGTGTAGAAGTCCGCAGAGACGATACTGTTGATGAGGCCATCAAAGCAGCGATTCCTGGTTATTTGGAAAACAGAAGAAAAGATATTGAGAAACTAAAAAATGCTTTCGATATTAAAGAGCTTAAAGCGATTGGAAAAATCGCTCACAATATCGCTGGAACGGCCGAAAGTTACGGCCAAAATGAATTAGGACGAGTGGCCTTTTTATTAGACCAGGCCGTTGCAGAACTTAACTGGCAGGATATAGAAAAACATATTGTCGAAATGGAAAAATTAGCAAAAGGATGAAAGTAGCTGTTTTTTAAGGCCTGTATGTAGACTCTACAGGCTAAAAAAACTGTCATTTAAGTCAATTATCTTGACAGGTTTTCCGCCTTGGATAATATTAGATTTATAAGACATAAGCGCCTGCCTAAATAAAACAATCACCGACATTTACTAAGAGGTTTCTACAAATTCGGTTTTCTATTTCAATTCATTTAATAATCAAAATATTTATATTCAATTTTCACCGCAAACAGGAGTTACTTTCAAATGCATCTTAACGATCTCAGAGAAAAAGACATTGCCGAACTTACAACCATGGCAGAAGAAATTCAAATCGAGAACCCAAGTAACTTAAAGAAGCACGAACTTATTTTCGCTATTCTAAAAGCTACAGCTAAAGACGATAAAGCAATCTTTGGTAACGGTGTTCTAGAAATTCTACCAGACGGATTCGGATTCTTAAGATCGCCACTTTATAACTACCTTCCTGGTGCCGATGATATTTACGTATCTCCATCACAAATTAGAAAATTCGGTCTTCGTAAAGGGGATTCAGTTGAAGGCGAAATCAGACCACCAAAAGAAGGTGAGAGATACTTCGCACTAGTTAAAGTAAATGAGATCAACTCTCAGTCACCAGAAAAACATAAAAAGACAGTTCTCTTCGATAACTTAACTCCGTTATACCCAGAGAAAAAAATCAACCTTGAATACCACCCAACTAACTACTCAACTCGTCTAATCGACTTGTTCGTACCACAAGGGTTTGGTCAACGTTGCCTTATCGTCGCTCCACCAAAAGCTGGTAAGACTGTTCTTCTTCAAGATATCGCAAATGCAATCACAACTAATCACCCTGAAGCAGTTCTGATCGTTCTTCTAATCGATGAACGCCCGGAAGAAGTTACAGATATGAGAAGAAACGTTAACGCTGAAGTTGTCTCTTCAACTTTCGATGAACCTGCTACTCGCCACGTACAAGTTGCTGAGATGGTAATCGAAAAAGCAAAACGTTTAACTGAAGCTGGAAAAGATGTAATCATCCTTCTAGACTCAATCACTCGTCTTGCTCGTGCTTACAACACAGTTGTTCCACCATCAGGAAAAATCCTTTCGGGTGGGGTTGATTCAAACGCTCTACATAAACCAAAAAGATTCTTCGGATCTGCACGTAATATTGAAGGTGGGGGATCTCTTACGATCATCGCTACTGCTCTTATCGATACAGGTTCAAGAATGGATGAAGTTATCTTTGAAGAATTCAAAGGTACAGGTAACTCGGAAATCCAACTTGATAGAAAACTTCTTGAAAAGAGAATTTTCCCGGCACTTGATATCAACAAGTCTTCAACTCGTAAGGAAGATCTTCTTATGGCGCCAGCTGATCTACAAAGATCATACTTGCTTCGTAAAGTTCTTCACTCTATGGCGCCAATCGACGCTATGGAATTTATCCTAAGCCGTGTAACAAAAACTAAAACAAACTCGGACTTCCTGGATTCAATGAACTCTTAAGAGTAAAAATATGAAAAAAGCATTAATGAAAAGACTTATTCTTCTGGTATCTAAACAATACGCTTCGATCGGCGGCCAGGCCGTGATCGAAGGTGTAATGATGAGATCACCTAACGCTTTCGTTGTAGCGGTAAGAAAGCCTGATGGCTCAATCCGTTTACGTCGCGACCAGTGGTACGGACTTTCAAACAAACTTTCATTTCTTAAGAAACCATTCTTAAGAGGTGTATTGATTCTGATTGAAACAATGGCCAACGGGATTGTTTCGCTGAACTATTCAGCAAACATCGCAATGGATGAAGAAAACAAAAAAGAAGCTTTGAAAAAAGGACAATCGGAAGCAGAATACGAAAAAACAAAGAAATCAAAAGAGAAGGTAAGTCTTGAGACTTTTCTTTCGATCGGTGTTTCTTTTCTTTTCGGTATTGGTCTCTTCGTTTTCGTTCCCCATGCACTAACTGCTGTGATTGAAAAATACAGTGGGGCCGCTTGGGATCTTCAAAGCTGGCAGTTCCACGCAGTCGATGGAACGATTAAAGCTTGTATCTTCTTAACGTACATTTATCTGATCAGCTTCATTCCTGATATTAGGAAAGTTTTCCAGTATCACGGAGCTGAACATAAATCGATTTCGACATTTGAAGCTGGTGAAGCTCTAACTGTTGAAAACGCTAGAAAGTTCCCAACTTTCCACCCTCGTTGTGGAACGACTTTCATTTTCTTCCTGATGTTCGTATCGATCATCCTTTTTGCCATTATCTTCGCGCTTATCCCGGTTGGAACTAATTCTCCGGTGATCTTAAAGCACTTGTACGCAATTCTTTTCAAAGTTGTTTTAACTTTCCCAATTGCTGGTATCTCTTATGAGCTAATTAAGTTCTTAGGAAAAAATCCAGATTCAACTTTTGGAAAAGTTCTAAGTTACCCGGGAAAGATGCTGCAAAAGCTTACGACAAAAGAGCCGGATGATACCCAACTTGAAATCGCTC carries:
- the ruvX gene encoding Holliday junction resolvase RuvX, encoding MNDFSNYPRFQQFLGKRILSIDFGTKVIGTAMFCPGRDPFPFAAEKIIYKSHAESIKSLMNLISNEDIEVVVIGIPYFLDGKESTNTVNVRAFGQQLKSALKDQEFFEQDETLTTKAAEERMLNSPEFNFKIDPTKIDCVSATIILEDFIRA
- the mltG gene encoding endolytic transglycosylase MltG; the protein is MKKNHILFLVGAPLLAILLVAIKVYYSAYVWRYQGPDVFFYIKPSESFASINSRLAKEKLISSPRLFHRLSQWNGVMTKFKSGQYQIKTHSNLMDVYNTFINEKSLALYFTVPEGKNMYEIGKMLEERQITSYEDFITLCKDREFVKSLGIKGLSVEGYLYPETYDFAPNLPADQVIKTMVREFRKKMMVIDISKSKMSLEEIVTLASMVEKETGDKSERPIIAGVFLNRLKIKMRLQSDPTTIYGMYETYDGNISRKDLLTPSDYNTYTVKALPIGPIANPGIASINAVLNPATHKYLYFVSQNEGRHFFSENYGQHQEAVVKWQKTAKNREGKSWRNKTEENNNDVPAVIKK
- the rho gene encoding transcription termination factor Rho → MHLNDLREKDIAELTTMAEEIQIENPSNLKKHELIFAILKATAKDDKAIFGNGVLEILPDGFGFLRSPLYNYLPGADDIYVSPSQIRKFGLRKGDSVEGEIRPPKEGERYFALVKVNEINSQSPEKHKKTVLFDNLTPLYPEKKINLEYHPTNYSTRLIDLFVPQGFGQRCLIVAPPKAGKTVLLQDIANAITTNHPEAVLIVLLIDERPEEVTDMRRNVNAEVVSSTFDEPATRHVQVAEMVIEKAKRLTEAGKDVIILLDSITRLARAYNTVVPPSGKILSGGVDSNALHKPKRFFGSARNIEGGGSLTIIATALIDTGSRMDEVIFEEFKGTGNSEIQLDRKLLEKRIFPALDINKSSTRKEDLLMAPADLQRSYLLRKVLHSMAPIDAMEFILSRVTKTKTNSDFLDSMNS
- a CDS encoding TraR/DksA family transcriptional regulator, encoding MDKAKMEKFKALLLQAKVKIMNGGILRSTEDLTVSSDDLSDEADLATSVINQQVTFNMRQRELVKLKAIDEALYRCEQGNYGHCDECDESIGEKRLENQPWTTLCITHAEEQERENQKFIKAI
- a CDS encoding response regulator, producing MNRIKTVGTVFGFALIVLVTVQYGLISSNLNYTKTMQEVHRNSQKVNQLYVVFGLLLDIETSSRGFLLTGEDIFLNVQSEAQRKLPRELERLDNYLLPEEYNQLTELISKRIAYADSLNLKRMNKQVITFYDITVGNGMMDNIRMEVARLTARGENSINEQNGLVKSSSRGMMALMMAGALFSLVVVVGSAYFVYNELKERLKAQKELNVALATSEAVTENVGQGVVVGDVNGKVIFANQIALAVRKMTIDEMKSKSLEELFESAEIDPTYLKQLLRTDKTVVETIVTTSTGTKRTVKVNFSPLIVNGVLGGVVVAYVDITAEAESISELKTGKEVALSATKAKSDFLAKMSHEIRTPLNAILGVGEIMALTKLSDEQKKCMEIYQRSSLTLINLVNDILDLSKIEAGKIELNNIPFSLKNLVDTCTSIMDFRASQKGLLFKSRLMSNYDHMIGDEGRIRQIVINLLGNAIKFTEQGSIILSVTCIDRGTSQKELLISVKDTGRGIAQENQNKLFSNYSQENNKIASEFGGTGLGLSLSKELANLMGGDIIVKSELGKGSEFILNCFVDSAMGEFENEATPKGSVNKNLKILLVDDNPENRFIVKKFLDESEVIVSEANDGVEAVEAYTKNKYDIIFMDINMPNKDGIEATKDIRAMEKEKNLPHTIIIALSANALSKEYDRAMEVGCDDYLTKPIARGRLLAAVEKWQGVEVRRDDTVDEAIKAAIPGYLENRRKDIEKLKNAFDIKELKAIGKIAHNIAGTAESYGQNELGRVAFLLDQAVAELNWQDIEKHIVEMEKLAKG
- a CDS encoding DUF1385 domain-containing protein, whose protein sequence is MKKALMKRLILLVSKQYASIGGQAVIEGVMMRSPNAFVVAVRKPDGSIRLRRDQWYGLSNKLSFLKKPFLRGVLILIETMANGIVSLNYSANIAMDEENKKEALKKGQSEAEYEKTKKSKEKVSLETFLSIGVSFLFGIGLFVFVPHALTAVIEKYSGAAWDLQSWQFHAVDGTIKACIFLTYIYLISFIPDIRKVFQYHGAEHKSISTFEAGEALTVENARKFPTFHPRCGTTFIFFLMFVSIILFAIIFALIPVGTNSPVILKHLYAILFKVVLTFPIAGISYELIKFLGKNPDSTFGKVLSYPGKMLQKLTTKEPDDTQLEIALASIKAVLFLEEKYNLKDANSKKITVDEIDLRDLNEIENSNFNLKDFLEG
- a CDS encoding S8 family serine peptidase yields the protein MKTNTMKMMIRRLVVLNVLATISFASFAQSNIQGTLPRVVQTQKVEEKSYFDPKDLTSNYVSWGINPENPSSINLLEAWKHYKKKRDIVVAVVDTGIDPVHPFLEKNIFVEQGRVDETNFGVDFSKDKKGRGAPLDQHGHGTHVSGIIKSIYPEVKILALKYYNPTASGIDNLNSTVEALRYAVDNNVDVINYSGGGPEAAVEELRILKEAERKGILVVAAAGNEESNIDDKKKAYFPASYGLKNIITVTAHDEDLKILSSSNYGRASVDIFAPGYRIKSSLQNGRAGYLTGTSQATAFVTGVAALIKSQFPGLSTEKIKEIIKASAKKEITMEGKCATGGRLDAASALALASQYAGESEMPNRQLATKKEEGKIIYRLAN